attttaggtGTTTATTTCTTCTTAACAATCAATGTTCTGTTACATTACAGCTATGCCATGAACAAGAGCATTCATCCATCCGACGTGGAGACGGAAATGGAGAAACAGGGGTCTGATACAGGGCTGCATCTGTAAGTATACTTGGCATATGTACATCTCACATTTATCTGTGTACATTGTATTATGTGTGCATCTTTTTCAATTGTTTCTGACCTTTTGTTGATTTTTGTTAATATAGCCCTGTTGACACAGAGGTGGAGATGTATGTGGAGAGAGTTGTGGCgacacatgggaaaaaaatgaagacacagTTGCAGATGATGGTGGAGATTGAGGTGAAGACACAGCTGGAGAATCTGATGAAGAAAGACCTGGAGAAACAACCACAGGTGGACATGCAACTGGAGACACAGGTGGACATGCAACTGGAGCCACAGGTGGACATGCAACTGGAGACACAGTTGGACATGCAACTGGAGACACAGGTGGACATGCAACTGGAGACACAGGAGGGCATGCAGGGGGAGACACAGGAGGGCATGCAGGGGGAGACACAGGAGGGCATGCAGGTGGAGACACAGGTGGGCATGCAGGTGGAAAAGCAGATCCAGACCCAGCTGGAGACCAAGGGACCTGAACTAGAGCTGGACCTGTAAGTATATTTGGCATATGTAACACTAACCCACACTACACATGTCTACATCTTAATATGTTTAAGGTTCTaaactgtgtttgatttttaTTATAGACCCAATGAATCCGATACCGAGACAAGTCCAGGCCCCACCGATGAGCATGATGAAAATGATGAAGAGATGGAAGAGCAAGTTTGTTTACATTAGCATATTTAAGGTTCTCCTGCCTGCTCTGTAATAAttagcttaaaaaaaagaaatgaatgaaaGCTGCAGGAATGTGCAAAAAGCATTCATTTGACTGAAATTCTGTCGACTTTCCGAAAATATTTGCAGCtggaattaaaagttaaaagaaGGTCACAACAGGTAAGATTCACACCTGTGTATGTAGTGATTGTTGTTTTACTctattattttgatgcacatttctttttaatgatttcttttctatttctaattTTAGGTTGCCAATGTTGCAAGATTCCTGTACTTTGCAGACCCCTCCAAGGCATCATTCTCATTCTTGAGTAATTCGCAGATAACCCTGGACTTTTTTGCCAAACTGAAGGAATTGGGGAGCACGGATGCCATGATGTTCACTTACCTCAAACACATCAAGATGTTTGTTCGTTCACAAGTTGGTACATTGTCTGCCGTTAGTCGGGGAAAGGAATTTGAAGAGCTTTGCGAGAGCTACATAATCAAGACTATGTCTAAAAGGCTGCAGTTTGGGTAATACTGATATAAAGTCAAACTGTCCCCATCGATGCCATCGatatctcatctttttatccaCTAGTGATATGCAGGCTGGCAAAGAAGTCTCCCTTAAAAggatggctcacctttaagttaacttttagtatgttatagaatttccaattctaagcaatttttcaatttaattatttgcttccttattctgactgtttccagctttcaaatgggggtcactgaccccatctaaaaacaaaagttcTGTTTGACttcaaatgtgttgttattgctgctttttttacttatctttctactcagggcctctcctattcattttggttgctggggtaatttggaccctagcaaccaaaatgctgaaattgcaagcctctgaataaaaagcgaaataagtcaaaaaccacaaataataaacataaaacacaaacacaaataataaacataaaatacttTGTAGCAGGTGCTAAacacattaaaatacattattttaatggaCAAAAACTTCACTTAGTGACACAGCTGGGGCTGCAGCGCAGAGCTTGGGTAATGGAAGGAAATAACCAGGGAAAAGAAGAGACGGGCAGAAAGATTACGCTGCCAATTACAGTGTCATTACAGCAAGTACCTGTATCTTAACATGTACTGTATCAGCTGGGGTGAGCCTGGCACAGAGAGAGTGAAAGAAAACACTCATTCCCACAGTCACTAGCCCAAACCCCCCAACACTGGCACATGTGTCTCATTCATTTACACAGACTGGCAAATGCCAGCCAGATGCTCTACCTTCTATGAAATACTTCTAGTATTGTGTGGCACAGGATAGGCATACATATCAGTGCgtcattatatataatgtaatatcatGAAATACATGACTCAAGCCATAATGAAAGGTGATAATACAAAGCTGGTTACATTTTCAGGACAATAcacgttaaaggggaagtaaaccctgAAACTATTTGCATTTCGCATACCGTGCACTCAGATTTTAGTTTACTTGTCACTATTTGATTGCTACAGTCACCGACCCTAACAGCCATAAAAGGTGAAGTGAATGTACTTCTACAGAAGGCTATACACTTTGTACACAGAGGATCGTGTAAGTAGCAGAATTTGCACCTGCCCCTGCTGCACTATTGAAAGGCTACTGTAAAATGTAGCAGCGAGTTAcaattgttaaaatgtaaaatggcaaGGCTTGGCCTTTAGGGCATAGTGCTAGGGTTGCTATCAGAGGGTACAAGGATTACCCCGGTCATGACAGGGGTTCTCAAAAGCAGTAACGGAACTAGATAGGGGCGGGCccggccctggtgcgggccgtgcagccgggcccgcccccaccctcgtccatgtgatttttctctgcggcTGTAGCCAAATCCAGCCGGCTGAAGCATGCGCGATTTgccgggggccctgcgggggtgcgggccctggcccagttgcaccctctgctcccccagtagttacgcccctgctcaaAAGAAGAACATTGCAATTTGCAGGTTATGATGGGGTGGGGCTTGCAAGGAAGTAGGAGGGGTTTGGTTGGATCATGGGTAGGAATTTGGCATAATCGGGTGTGACCAAATTAAATCAGGGGTCTGACCATGCATGTGAgggaatttattttacattgggGTCCCATTTTACTTTCTGGTAGGGACCACCAATCAGAGAGCTGAGATGACTGATGATAATTGGAGGCCCATGGAGGGAGGGCTCTGCATAACTAGTAATATGGTGGTCCTTTGTTATTTATGGTGGACCTgtctagtagtgatgtgtgggctacCGAATACCCGCGGGTTTGGGACTTGCTGCTCCTCTCGCTACGGTTTGAGCTCTTATGCCTGTTTTCCTGCCCATGGGATCACGCTTCCTGTTTTATAAGCTCACACCTGCCCCTCCCCGCcccttcatacctcccaactgtccagtttttagagggacagtccctcttttgacagctcaacccgcagtcccttgtttgtactggaaagtcccgtttttctctgcactgaacagccagaaaaaaagaaacaaagtttctaacttaattggcttttggcagagagccccgaacagccacagcagctgaTAAGATACTATTGTAATGATTTCGAgatgagcaaataagtaattgtaacaatataagataacaggtcccttgggaaaagtggactcacatcttaaagggcaattcaccttcattagcaaaactgtaataagtggaaaaaaaacagaaatatgttcaaactttcataacctgccaaattttgtaaaactaacATGGTAATTTGGGGATGTGggcacaaaatgggcgtggtcaaatacatttttgacgTGCTACGGGCCCCAACTTTTccgtccctctttttatttccaaaatgttcggAGGTATGCCTTTGTGACATCAGCGGCGGGgaagcgcgggtctataaatggaggcaTGACCAGGTGTGCTAAGGGCAATTGTTTTAATTGTGacttaattaaataatttgaaaGGAAGACCCACTGCTTTGCAGGTAACAGGGTccaaaaaattgtgagtttttctccaaaataataaccaaaagtataattaatagtgatgggtgaatttattcggcaggcgcgaatttgtggcgaattcccgggATTCGcagatggcgaataaattcgcgaaaccggcACGAAAATCAGAGAATTCGAGAataacaagacgccggcgccgtttcgcaaatttttcaccgtttcgtgaatttctatggaaattctcgaatttttcgccaaagcaaacgccccaaattcgcccatcactaataattaaaagttcaaaccatttattGGAACATACAGGTAAATGCTTTGCAGGGCCAGGTCTGCTATTAATCAGGGCCCCATTAAGGGGAGGGTCTTTCAAACTTATGATAGGGACCCCATGATTACGGATGCTGACCCTGCCAAAGCCTATTGTGATAGAATTATCACCCACAGCCTTAGAATTGGGTCTTGTTAAAATATGGATCAGATCAAAACAATAAATCACAATTCTATTTAGGGTGGCTCACTGTGATtatgtttaaccctttgcctgccaagcacggaCGGCATACTTGCTGGCAGGCAGGGGCTCTAACTGTCAAGAAGGTACTAAGTAGGTCCTTATGCAGATGAGCAGTTCACGCTGCATTGGCCGCTTCACCACTTCCACAGAGAGTGGGCAACGAGGCTGTGGGGCTGTCATGTCGGCCCCCGTGAcaccattgttgttttttccaaaaatatatgactttctggggtgaacttacgtaagtgtgttgattttgcagtagctggaATGATTGAAATGATagatcatatggggtgtcttcattttgagTGCcttatgccacatacttaggtaaaccaatacacattgggcatcaaactgttcagtggacccctgaccTTCATATTTATGGTGATATATCTTTGTACCTAATGATATGTCAGAGATACGATGCTGCAAAATTacatttgaggtgatttttcaataatgtcagaaaattatataaaatccagAAAATTTAGGAAAGTATTTTGActgggtagtttggagtagaaagacaaatttacttattttagatttgtcagaatcagtttttttcaaaaatatatggtttgatAGGGtaaacccagtggcgtaactaccggggagcaggggttgcgattgggccaaggcccgcaccccctcagggccccccggcagctcgcgcgccactcaGTTCTTCGGCCGTTTCCGGGCGttcggagggggcggggcccggctgcacgtcccgcgccagggcccgcccccctctagttacgttactgggtaAACCTACTTTTACTGGAACTTTTGTCCTTGAGATCTGTAGAGCAATGCTTtgaaaatttggtagtgtacggcttggagtttttgatctatacaagccagaaatctccataaaacgatatatatttagtattagcgcgttcaggagacatggGAATTTTCCGAACAGttgtatttttattcataaaataaatcaTGTATCTACTATATGAGTTTatattatgtaaattattttttaattcttttacatttagaagcctatatcttgttatagaagtggaattacaacaacattttagtatattttaaagcttaggttgtcctgaaaaaaacaaacaatatatcGTTtacctaggtaaactaaaagaccccccaggaaaggccccataactaaaaaagcacaaaatttaaaaaaaaatctggcattAAAAGTTTGCAAGTGACCAAATCAgttggcagtgaaagggttaatgcaGTACAATATTTTCGACTGGGACTAAACGACATTATGAAAAGAACTGGGGACCAAAGGGTAGTTGAGTAATATGAACCCCTTTATCGAAACATAGGAAGGGCCTGCGACAGGAGTATCTGTTACTTTTTGTATTTACTTTTGATTCACGCAAAGGGGAAATAGTATCAAAAAGGGGTTACTGTGCAAtgtgtgccttaaaggggttgttcgcttttgagttaacttgtagtatgatgtagaaagttagATTTTGAGAcggtttgcaattggttttcattttttattatttgtggtttttgagttatttggcttcttattcagcagttccccagtttgcaatttcagccatctggttgctatggtccaaattaccctagcaaccatgcattgatttgtagaaactgtaatatgaataggagaaagatcAGTAAtccaaagtagcagtaacaataaatgtgtagccttacagagcatttgtttttttagatggggtcagtgaccccttttttgaaagctggtaaaagtcagaagaagatggcaaatagttaaaaaactatgaaaaataaataatgaagaccaattgaaaagttgcttagaagtgggcATTCTATATGTACTATATGTTAACTTAAGGCtgcaccacccctttaatgttttccaatgcaaattattatacaggtattgaacctcttacccagaatgcttggggcctgtgtctttctggaatttggatcttcattccttaagtctactagaaaaatatttacacattaaacaggctggttttgcctctaataaggattaattatatcttagttgggatcaagtacaagcgactgttttattattacacagaaaaaggaaatcatttttacaaatttggattgtttggataaaatggagtctatgggagatggccctcccgtaattcggagctttctggataacgggtttctggtcctatacctgtatactataTACACGTATATATCTGCTTGTGTGACCTGCAGAAACTTCAGAGTACATGTTAGTCATTGTTTTCCGTTCAAGCAGCATCTGTTGAGCAGAAAGCAGCTGAAAAGTATTTTAAGACAGGAgtgaaaattaatttatttatataataaacatattactGGAGTAAAAAAATCCTTAGATTTCCCGTAAAAACACAGTAAAAGCTCTGGTTCACTGGTGCGCACATCATGTAATGACCTCTCGCTCTGCCACTTACTGAGTTATGGGTCTGTTGCACTTACTGTAAAGCCAAGAAGCTCAGTGTTAACCAAAGAACACGTCCCATTAAAAAGGTTAGTGCTGCACTCAGAAATACTTTGCTTTTCATGTAGCAAATGGCCCAAAATAACTGATAGTTGTTTTAATGGATGTTACTTGACATccttttactgtaaaaaaaaaaaaaaaatatatatatatatatatatatatatatatatatatatttatgacctTTATCCTTATTTGTTCTGGTAtctgcactgttactataggcaccatctctccctactatacctgctatcccacagtcacactcccttcccagagactattatcccactgctaatataggcaccacctctccctactatacctgctatcccacagtcacactcccttcccagagactattatccactgttactataggcaccatctctccctactatacctgctatcccacagtcacactcacttcccagatactattatcccactgctaatataggcaccacctctccctattatatctgctatcccacagtcacactcccttcccagagactattatcccactgttactataggcaccatctctccctactatacctgctatcccacagtcacagtcccttcccagagactattatcccactgttactatagataccatctctccctactataactgctttcccacagtcacactcccttcccagagactattatccactgttactataggcaccatctctccctactatacctgctatcccacagtcacactcccttcccagagactattatccaactgttactataggcaccatctctccctactataactgctttcccatagtcacagtcccttcccagagactattattccactgttactataggcaccatctctcttaCTATTCTTGCTATCTCAAagacacagtcccttcccagagactattatcccactgttactataggcaccatctctcagtctctactatacctgctattccacagacacactcccttcccagagactattatcccactgttactataggcacatctctactataactgctatcccacagtcacactcccttcccagagactattatcccactgttactatagacaccatctctccttactatacctgctatcccacagtcacactcccttcccagagactattatcccactgttactataggcaccatctctccctactataccagctatcccacagtcacactcccttcccagagacttttatcccactgttactataggcaccatctctccctactagacCTTGTACTTGCAGCCCAGTCATTTCATTTCCTAAATCTAGCCAGTAAATATCCAGCTTTGATTGGAGTAGGCAAATACACAGCATGTGTAAATGCATGACTGCAACTTCAACCGACCAATGAAAATATTCCAACTTAATTATGAAGTCACACACTTAAATGCCtctaataataaatgcaatttctAAGTACATGGCATGCACAAGGACTCACATACAGAACTGCAATGCGGATCCTCCTCATTTGGTAGATGCCGACATGATAAATAACACAGAACATATTTGCAAAGCTACAGAATTATTAATCAGACAAATagtaatataaacaaaaatacgGAACTGCCTGTTTCCTATTAgctataatttaattttatatttataatgacaGAAGACGACCTTGCTTCTTGCTGGATTCCAGGCCTAAACAAGAGAAATTTCCTTTTTGCATCTGAGCTGGTAATACACATTTAAAggattatataaatgcaaatgaaaacagGGATCTGACACTATTCTGTGGCTCGCCTGCCGCTGCACTAATATGCTTAATAACAAGTATAACTGGCCGAGGAGAATAGTACAGCTTGATCACTCAGGCAAAAACCCAATAACTGCTTCATCAAAAAACATGTATATCTTTTTGAAAAGAGTCTATCCCCAAATTTCTTATAACGTCACAGGCACAAGAAACGCTCTGCTCCAGTTGAGATAAAGCTgaagagaattatatatatatatatatatatatatatatatatatatatatatatatatatatatatatatatatatatatatatatagtgaataaagtaccccctcttgttaaatataagaatattaaaagatactgtaaagttttgtgaccatataatataacatataatatggAACTAcggggtgacttctaatatcctcatatttggcAACGGGggttactttattaattatagtacagaagtttcagtgagtcatgtgacagaaatgacatcactacactCTGATTATCACTGATGACGTCACTAAGCACCgttgataaggatattatttacaggatattcatggctcttgtggttttgcttccaataaggattaattatatcttagtttggatcgatcaagtacaagctactgtttttttattacacagaaaaagtcgCAATGTAGcccatgctcatatcactagctggacacttaACTATTTGTGGTCTgcatagcccagattagcgttacacaattcagggatgggcgaatttgacccgtttcgcttcgccgaaaattcgccgctggcgaaatgtcgcagacgcccattaaagtctatgggcgtcaaaaaaattgtgtcgagcggcgaaactgttttgacgcgcgtctttttttttttgacgcacgctgctatatgagtctatgggcgtcattttttcggcgaaacgaggcgaaaaaattcgcccatccctattacaCATACATAAAAGCCAAATTAAGGAAACCCATCTGACATATGCAGAGGCCACCTCCTGAACCACCTGCTCTCCCCAGATGCTCCTTCATCAATCGACAAGGAAAAGCTTTAGAAATCAAACTGAAGATAAGGTGGTGATTATTGAAGAAGCTCATAACCTGATTAATATAGTCACTTGTATGTACAGTTCTCAGGTGTCTTGTGCTTAGGTAAGTCTCCCAGGTTCATTAGATCCAGTGCAAGCAACTTCCTGTCTCCGCAGTTTTTCTTGTATATTGATCCTCCAACACAGAGAATGTTTTATACTGGACATTCAACCCAAGTCTCTTTAACCAGCTGCTTCCATggctgaattttatatatatatatatatatatatatatatatatatatatatatatatatatatatatatatatatatatatatagcagcgtcatttgtatcaagacacttatctgttaaagtCCAACACAGACGCTAAatccatccacactcacgcggcatttcgggacacatccgttccctttctcaagcgtatgtatcgtgtagtagcgtataggactccattgcacacactttctgcttcctcgtcAGATGGAGCATACGTGGTGAGTAACTGTGATGACTCGTCCTCACCTAGAGGACGGATCCGCACGTCAGTGGCCACATATCTCCACCCACCCGTTACTATCCAGAGTCCATAGTTACCAAGGGTGAAAAATATGTtagtaacagcaaattacatgggcatttttcactatatcaaatgattgtagttgtttgagcagATTGTACAATCAATataagcaaaaaattaaaaaattaaatacccaaaaagttttttgaaaaaatgcaaaactacttacaaagaaaaattaaacaaaaaatctagaaaaatccaaaaatgtacactaataatactaataaacgTTAGTTACCAGAAATGTTTCTGtttaccaaaaaataaatattttacaaaaatagatgcaaatcaAAATCACGGTTTAGACCCCTTGGGTTGGTGTAACCAGTACATCTA
Above is a genomic segment from Xenopus laevis strain J_2021 chromosome 3L, Xenopus_laevis_v10.1, whole genome shotgun sequence containing:
- the LOC121401385 gene encoding uncharacterized protein LOC121401385, whose amino-acid sequence is MLEAKGKMRAILKGLSVVDYEDLDHKDHDPLQFFVKFLEKKGCYVRGKPEESPSYAMNKSIHPSDVETEMEKQGSDTGLHLPVDTEVEMYVERVVATHGKKMKTQLQMMVEIEVKTQLENLMKKDLEKQPQVDMQLETQVDMQLEPQVDMQLETQLDMQLETQVDMQLETQEGMQGETQEGMQGETQEGMQVETQVGMQVEKQIQTQLETKGPELELDLPNESDTETSPGPTDEHDENDEEMEEQVCLH